CGCCTCGGCGACAACCGCAAACGCGACCTCGCGGCCGTCGTACGGGACGGGCAGGCGGCGCGCCGGCACCTGCTGGAAGCGAACCTGCGACTGGTCGTGTCGCTGGCCAAGCGCTACACCGGTCGCGGGATGCCGCTGCTGGACCTGATCCAGGAAGGCAACCTCGGGCTGATCCGTGCGATGGAAAAGTTCGACTACACAAAGGGATTCAAGTTCTCCACCTACGCCACCTGGTGGATCCGGCAGGCCATCACCCGGGGCATGGCCGACCAGAGCCGCACCATCCGGCTGCCCGTCCACCTCGTCGAGCAGGTCAACAAGCTGGCGCGGATCAAGCGCGAGATGCACCAGAACCTCGGACGTGAAGCAACCGACGAGGAGCTGGCCGCCGAGTCGGGCATCCCGGTCGACAAGATCAACGACTTGCTCGAGCACAGCCGCGACCCGGTAAGCCTGGACATGCCCGTCGGTTCCGAGGAGGAGGCGCCGCTGGGCGACTTCATCGAGGACGCCGAGGCGATGTCCGCGGAGAACGCGGTGATCGCCGAGCTGCTGCACACCGACATTCGAAGCGTGCTGGCCACGCTCGACGAGCGCGAGCACCAGGTGATCCGGTTGCGTTTCGGTTTGGATGACGGCCAGCCGCGGACGCTGGATCAGATCGGCAAGCTGTTTGGTCTGTCCCGCGAACGGGTTCGCCAGATCGAGCGCGATGTGATGGCCAAACTGCGCAACGGCGAGCGCGCCGACCGGCTGCGCTCCTACGCCAGCTGAGCCGCCGAGCAGGCGGCCCACCAGCCGACAAACACGACAGTATGCCCGCCGCGGTTCCGCGGCGGGCATACTGTTCTGCCTAGGAGGCGTTAAGCCCGTTTCGGCAGCTGGCCAAGTAGACTCGGCGTCAATGGAGGGTGCTGAATGAACGACCTGGTTGATACCACCGAAATGTACCTGCGGACCATCTACGACCTCGAGGAAGAGGGCGTGACGCCGCTGCGTGCCAGGATCGCCGAACGGCTCGACCAGAGCGGGCCGACCGTCAGCCAGACCGTCTCGCGGATGGAGCGGGATGGACTGCTCCACGTCGCCGGGGACCGCCACCTGGAACTGACCGACAAGGGCAGGGCGCTGGCAATCTCCGTGATGCGCAAACACCGCCTCGCCGAGCGGCTGCTCGTCGACGTCATCGGTCTGCCGTGGGAGGAAGTGCACGCCGAAGCTTGCCGGTGGGAGCACGTGATGAGCGAGGACGTCGAGCGCCGGCTGATGAAGGTGCTCAACAACCCCACCACGTCGCCGTTCGGCAACCCGATCCCCGGTTTGCTGGATCTGGGCGTGGGTCCGGACTCGGGCGCCGAGGACGTGAACCTGGTGCGGCTGACCGAGTTGCCGGCGGGTTCACCGGTCGCGGTCGTCGTCCGCCAGCTAACCGAGCACGTGCAGGGCGACATCGACCTGATCTCACGGCTCAAAGACGCCGGTGTGGTGCCCAACGCCCGGGTCACCGTCGAGACCGGGCCCGCGGGTGTCACCATCCTGATCCCGGGCCACGAGAACGTCACGCTGCCCCACGAGATGGCACACGCGGTCAAGGTCGAGAAGGTCTAACCGCCTATCCCGCCCGACGCCGGAAGGCTCGCTGCGGCGGCAGCCGTACGCCGAGGCGTCGAGCCAGTCGGCGGCCGGTCACCGCGAGTTCCCGGATCTGCTCCGGTCGCATGCCGGACTGCAGCGCGGTGTCTAACATGCAAGCCATGCGGTGATCGGAGTCGCAGTGGAGCGCGGCCTCCAGCGACACCCCGGCCAGCGGGCCATCGCCGCGGACATACGCACTGAACGCCAGCAATACCAGCGCCTCGACCCGCCACGGCGGCGGCAGGGTGCGTGCCAGCGTTGCCCACAGCGCCTCGGCCTCCCCGGCGGTCTCGCCGATCGCCAGGGCGTACAACGTGTCGCGAACCGCCGCGTCCGTTAGTGCACAGCCCACGGCGACTACCTCGGCGTCGGACAGCACGTCTCCCCGACCGACACGAGCGGCGGCGGCCAGCGCGCTGCGCACGTCGCGACGGGCGCAGCCGGTGGGATCGGCGTCCTGCGCCTGCTGCCGGGTGGCCGCCTGACGGGCCAGGGCACCGGCCAGCGCTGCGCTGCGACCCGAATCCTCGACGGCGACCACGGCCTGCAGATCAGCGCGACGCGGATAAAGCCGCCGCCCTTCCAGCACGGCCGCGGCGGCCAGCGGTGAGGCCGACGGATCGTCGACCGTGCCGACCGAGCCGCAACCGTCCGCGCAATGCCAGCGCCCGCCGCGCGCCACCCGGTCCACCACGTGCGCCGCATACAGTTCAATGTGGTGTTGCGCCAACGCTTCTACTAGCGCCGCGCACAAATGTCGGTACTCGTCGTTGCAACATGGACACCGCGCGCCCTCTTCGCTGACGATCACGACGATCACGGCCTGCGGTTGGGCCGCGGCGGCGACCTCGGCAAGGTGATCGACCCCGGCAAGGAGTTCCTCGGACAGATCGGCCCTCAGCACCGCGCCCAGCTCGCCGGCATCCACCGACACCAAGACCAGTGAATTCTCCGGAACGAAGCCGAGGACGGCAGGCAGGGCGGCGATCAGTGCCCCGGGGCGGTTAAGTACGAAATCGGGTGAATGCGGCGTCATGCGGCCAACGCTGCTGGCCGCCACCGTCAGGTTATGCACGCGCGACGCCATCGACCCATCCGATTGTGGAGAAAGTCCCGACTGTGAGGAGCCGACGATTCGGTCGCGTTCTACGTTAAGGCGCTGTCGCAGCAGGGTTTGCGGGTGCGCACACGGGGTCGTCAACCCGTCCGTCGTCTCGGCCGGTTCCCTCACGCACCGAGCGGACGTTGCCTGCGCGGACCGTCTGCCGAGAAAGTCTGCGCTGCGAGCCTTATCGTCTATCTCATGGGGTCGGCGCAAGAGTACGACATGGTGGTCATCGGTTCGGGGCCCGGCGGCCAGAAGGCCGCCATCGCCTCGGCCAAGTTGGGCAAATCGGTCGCGGTCGTCGAACGGGGCCAAATGCTCGGCGGCGTGTGCGTCCAGACCGGCACCATCCCGTCAAAGACCTTGCGGGAGGCGGTCCTCTACCTGACCGGGATGAGCCAACGCGAACTGTACGGCGCGAGCTACCGCGTCAAACAGAAGATCACCCCGGCCGATCTGCTGGCGCGCACCCAACACGTGATCGGCAAGGAAGTCGACGTGGTGCGCAATCAGTTGATGCGTAACCGCATCGACCTGCTGATCGGCCACGGGCGTTTCGTCGATCCGCACACCATCGAGGTCGAAGACCCGACGCGGCGCGAAAAACTAACCATCAGTGGCAAATACATCGTCATCGCCACTGGCACCCGTCCGGCGCGACCGTCCGGCGTCGAGTTCGACGAGAACCGGGTGCTCGACTCGGACGGGATCCTCGATCTCAAGTCACTGCCGGCCTCGATGGTGGTCGTCGGCGCCGGTGTGATCGGGATCGAATACGCCTCGATGTTCGCCGCACTGGGCACCAAGGTGACCGTCGTCGAAAAGCACGACGACATGCTGGATTTCTGCGACCCTGAAGTTGTCGAGGCGCTGAAGTTCCACCTGCGTGACCTGGCGGTGACGTTCCGGTTCGGTGAGGAAGTGACCGCCGTCGACGTCGGATCGGCGGGCACCGTCACCACGTTGGCCAGCGGCAAGCAGATTCCCGCCGAGACGGTCATGTATTCGGCTGGGCGGCAAGGCCAAACCGACCATCTCGATCTGCACAAGGCCGAGCTCGAGGCCGACAATCGGGGCCGGATCTACGTCGACGACTTCTTTCAGACCAAGGTGCCCCACATCTATGCCGTCGGCGATGTCATCGGGTTCCCAGCGCTGGCCGCCACGTCCATGGAACAGGGGCGGCTGGCGGCCTACCACGCCTTCGGGGAACCGACCGACGGCATCACCGAGCTGCAGCCCATCGGTATCTACTCGATTCCCGAGGTGTCCTACGTGGGCGCCACCGAGGTGGAGCTGACGAAAGACTCGATCCCCTACGAGGTCGGCGTGGCCCGGTACCGGGAGCTGGCCCGCGGTCAGATCGCCGGCGACTCCTACGGCATGCTCAAGCTGCTGGTGTCCACCGACGATCTCAAGCTGCTCGGCGTCCACATCTTCGGCACCAGCGCCACCGAGATGGTGCACATCGGCCAAGCCGTAATGGGCTGCGGCGGCACCGTGGACTATCTGGTCGACGCAGTGTTCAACTACCCGACGTTCTCCGAGGCCTACAAAGTGGCCGCACTGGACGTGATGAACAAAGTGCGGGCACTCAACCAGTTCCGGCGCTGAAATCAACAGGTGTCGTCGATGTCGACGGGCACCGGATCGCCCGGACCGCCGGCCTCGGCGCGGGTCAGCAGCTCGGCGATGTGTCCATCGAACGGCGCCGAGTAGGACACGTCCTCGGCACACCCGCCGCGTTCCAGCCCGCCGATCAGCCCGACGACGGTGGTACCGCTGACCCAGGGCGCACCGCTGGTACCGCCAACCAGCCCTTGGCAGGCCAGTGCGGGGAACCCACCGTCGGCCATCGTGGTCCTGCCCTGACAGCCGATCGGCGAGCCACCGACGCCGCTCGGATAGCCCACCACGGTGACCCGACTGCTCGGCGGCGGCGCCGTGCCCAAGGTCAGCGCCAAGCCCGCGGACGCCTCCACCGAACCGTGCTTCCCGTTGACCCGTGCGATCGCGTAATCGGCATGCGGATCTTTGCTGGCCACCCAGCGCGGGTCCAGGTAGACGTTGTCTGCCGTGAACAGATCCGGCGGTGCCCCGTCACCGGACAGGCCCGGCACGAAGGTGATCTGTGCCGCGCCCGCCAAGCAATGCGCGGCGGTCAGTACCAGGTTTCCAGTGGTGGAATGCAGCACCGAGCCAGTGCACACGTGCTGAGTGCTGCCGTCCAGGAAAATGGCACCCACCCGGCGGTCCGGGTCCACCGGGGTTGCCACTGCCGGCGGATCGGGCTGGCCCAGATGCTGTACGGGTTTGCTAGTTTTCGGCGGCGGGGTGGTTTGCCCCGAACCGTGCAGCACCGGTCGGCCACACGACGCCAGCAGCGTCGCGAGGCCGACAATCGGGCAGAGCAGCAGCATCGAGACGCGCATCGGGTCCCATCATGCCTGACCGCGGCGGTGGAAGCCGAAGTCGGCGCCCGGCGCCGGGCCGGTAGATTTGCTGGCAGATCCGGTGCGCGCGGCAATATTCCGCCCGGATTACGTTCGTGCGTCAACCTGTTTCGGATATGGGTGCCCGACGATTCGGAGCAGACTGGTTAGGGCACCCTGGAGAACTCGGCGAGAGGAGGGGAACCCGGTGGCCGACGAACACAAGGACGACCTGTACTACGAGCCAGGGCAATCCGGCATCTACGAGCTGGAGTTTCCGGCGCCCCAGCTGGTGACGTCGGACGGACGTGGTCCGGTGCTGGTGCACGCGTTGGAAGGCTTCTCCGACGCCGGCCATGCGATACGGCTGGCCACGAACCACCTCAAAGCGGCCCTGGACACCGAGCTGGTCGCGTCCTTCGCGATCGACGAGCTGCTGGACTACCGCTCCCGGCGCCCGCTGATGACGTTCAAGACCGATCATTTCACCAACTACGACGACCCGGAGCTGAGCCTGTACGCGCTGCGCGACAGCGTCGGCACCCCGTTCCTATTGCTGGCCGGCTTGGAGCCCGACCTGAAATGGGAGCGTTTCATCACTGCGGTGCGGCTGCTGGCCGAGCGGCTGGGAGTGCGGCAAACGATCGGGCTGGGCACGGTGCCGATGGCGGTGCCGCACACCCGCCCGATCACGCTGACCGCGCACTCCAACAACCGCGACCTGATCGCCGATTTCCAGCCGTGGATCTCCGAGATTCAAGTCCCCGGCAGCGCATCGAATTTGCTGGAATACCGGATGGCTCAACATGGACACGAGGTGGTCGGTTTCACCGTCCACGTCCCGCACTACCTAACCCAGACCGACTACCCGGCCGCCGCGCAGGCGCTGCTCGAGCAGGTGGCCAAGACGGCGGCGCTGGATTTGCCGCTGTCGGCGTTGACTGAGGCGGCGGCGGAAATTCGGGCCAAAATCGACGAGCAGGTCCAGGCGAGCGCGGAGGTCGCTCAAGTGGTGGCCGCCCTCGAGCGCCAGTACGATGCCTTCATCGACGCTCAGGAGAACAGGTCGTTACTAACCCACGACGAGGACCTCCCCAGCGGCGACGAGCTAGGCGCCGAGTTTGAGCGTTTTCTGGCGCAGCAGGCGGAAAAGAAGCGCGACGACGGCGATCCGGCTTAAACGCCAACGCCTCAGCCGGCGCAGACAACAAGGGTGGCGAGATGACCGAGCGAAAGCGCAAGAGCAACCTGCGCCCGGTGCGGGAAGTGACCGCCCCCCGTCTGGAATTTCGCACCATCCACGGGTACAAGCGCGCGTTCCGCATCGCCGGCTCCGGGCCGGCGATCCTGCTGATCCACGGCATCGGCGACAACTCCACCACATGGAATACGGTGCAGGCCAAGCTCGCTCAGCGCTTCACGGTGATCGCCCCCGACCTGCTCGGACATGGCCGATCGGACAAGCCGCGCGCGGACTATTCGGTGGCCGGCTACGCCAACGGCATGCGCGATCTGCTGTCCGTGCTCGACATCGAGCGGGTGACCATCATCGGCCATTCCCTCGGCGGTGGTGTGGCGATGCAATTCGCCTATCAGTTCCCGCATCTGGTCGAGCGGCTGATTCTGGTCGCCGCCGGCGGTGTCACCAAGGACGTCAACGTCGCCTTCCGGCTGGCCTCCCTGCCGATGGGCAGCGAGGCGCTGGCGCTACTGCGGTTGCCCCTGGTGCTGCCGGCGGTACAGCTTGCCGGGCGGCTGGCAGGCCTGGCGATCGGTTCGACCGGGCTGGGCATGGACTTACCGAACGTGCTGCGCATCCTCGACGACCTGCCGGAACCGACGGCCTCCTCGGCGTTCAGCCGCACCCTGCGCGCCGTGGTGGATTGGCGCGGCCAGATCGTCACCTTCCTGGATCGATGTTATTTGGCCGAAGCCATTCCGGCGCAGATCATCTGGGGCACCAAGGACGTGGTGGTCCCGGTCCGGCACGCGTGGATGGCCCACGCCGCGATGCCCGGCTCGCGTCTGGAGATCTTCGAAGGTTCAGGCCATTTTCCCTTCCACGACGATCCCGCGCGCTTCATCGAAGTCGTACAGCGGTTCATCGACACCACCGCGCCGGCGGCATACGACCAGGAGGCGCTGCGCGCCTTGCTGCGTGCGGGCAGCGCTCAGCGCGCGGTCACCGGCTCGGATGACACACGCGTCGCGGTGCTCAACGCGATAGGTTCCGACGAGCGCAGCGCCACCTAATCTGCCGTGCGGCCGAGTCGATACAGTCGGCTCATGGGCATCGACGTCACGGTGTTGCGGGTCTTCACCGACCAAGACGGCAGATTCGGCAATCCGCTCGGCGTGGTGGATGCCAGCCAGGTGGCGCCCGCCGATCGCCAGCGATTGGCAAGCGAATTAGGGTATAGCGAAACAATATTCGTCAATCTGCCGATCGGTGGTTCGCCCACCGCACGCGCAGCCATCTATACGCCGCGCACCGAAATCCCGTTCGCCGGGCACCCCTGCGTCGGCGCGGCGTGGTTGCTGCGAGCCAACGGCACGCCGGTCAACACCCTTGCGGTGCCCGCCGGAATCGTGCAAGTGCATGACGACGGCGAGGTGGTGGCCGTCAGCGGTCGATCGGAATGGGCGCCGGAATTCGCCCTGCACGAATTCGACTCTGTCGATGACCTTCTGGCCCAGGATCCCGGCGAATATGCCGACAACACCGCGCATTATCTGTGGACATGGCTGGACCGGTCCGCCGGTGCGCTGCGCTCACGCATGTTCGCGGCCCATCTCGGCGTGCCCGAAGACGAGGCGACCGGCTCCGCGGCGATACGCATCACCGACCACCTCAGCCGCGACCTGAGCATCATCCAGGGCAAGGGCTCGTTACTGCAAACCACATGGAGCCCCGAGGGCTGGGTCCGCGTCGGTGGCCGGGTCGTCACCGACGGCGTGACACACCTGTAGGAAACCAGCGCGCGGGTCAGGGTTTGCGCCGCAGTACCGCGGCGAGATGATGCTGCAGGGGCTGACCGACCGCACCCATCCGCATCGAGTACGACAGTTCGTCGCCGTCGATGCGCAAGGAACGCTCCAGCGCGGAAACCTCTTTGGCGCTGGGTGTCAGCCCCACCGACGTGGTGGCCAGCTCGATATCGATCACACCGTCGCGCACCTGGTAGGAGCCGACTTCGATCTCGGTGACGCCGCTGGGGTGGGCAAGCACCAATTCGAGGCGACCGGGTTCGGGCACCCGCAGATAGCCGGTCTCGGCGTGCAGCGGCATGCCGTCGGCCACCGCCTTGGTCTTTTGCGCGTAGGCCAGAAACGGCTTGCCCACATGGGAGAACACCACCTCTTCGAGGTACTCGAAGGGCTGGATCGTCGGGTATTCACCCGCCCCACGGCCGGCCCAGGTGCCGAGCAGCGGCGCGAGCGCCTCGAGGTCCGGATGCAGGTCGGGCATCGATCAGCCGGGCGTCGATACCTTGCGGTGCTGACGCAGCGACGCGATCTCGCGTTCGAAATCCTCGGCCGAGGAAAAGGATCGGTACACCGACGCAAACCGCAGGTAGGCCACCTCGTCCAGATCGCGCAACGGCCCCAGGATCGCCAGGCCGACCTCGTGGCTAGGGACTTCGGGTGAGCCGGCGGCACGCACCGTGTCCTCGACCTGCTGGGCCAGCAGGTTCAGGGCGTCCTCGTCGACCTGGCGGCCCTGGCAGGCGCGGCGGACCCCCCGGATGACCTTTTCGCGGCTGAACGGCTCGGTAACGCCGCTACGTTTGACTACGGCCAAAACAGCGGTTTCCACGGTGGTGAACCGGCGCCCGCACTCCGGACATGATCTGCGGCGCCGAATGGCTTGGCCTTCATCGGTTTCGCGCGAATCGATCACCCGCGAGTCGGGATGGCGGCAGAACGGACAGTGCATGGGCCGCCGCTCCTTCGTTGTGCCAGCCTCTCGGCGAACACTCCGAGCGTACCCGGGTGCTCTGCCGCCCGGCCAATGCAGCTGCGGTACCCGCGCTCGCCGCGCGTCGAGCGTGGAGACGCTCTGGCGCGCAGCAGCTTTCGCCGGCGTCAGCCGACGGGCGCGATCAGCGTCTGGCCGGCGGCCAGCGCCGGGGAGCTGAGGTTGTTGAGTTGGCGGATGCGGTCGGCAACCTGGCGGACCGAGGCCGCCGGTGCCACCCGGTGCGCGAGGTCCTGCAGGGACTCGCCGGGCTCGACCTGCACGACCGACAGCCGATCCGGGACGGGAGCAGCTGCGTTGGCGGGTTCCCCGTTGGCGATCTGCCCGAGGTTGGCCATCAGGCCCAACCAGAGCGTGATGATCCCGGCCATCAACGCCAGGCCCAGCGTCGTCTTCACGGTGACCGGCCGCCGCCGGTGCGGCGCCATGGACATCGTGACGCCCGTGCCGCGGTAGCGCATCGGCGCGCCGGCCGGCCGTTCGTGGCTGTAACGAGGACGTGCGACCAGCCCGTCGACGGGGCGTCGGACGCCGCCGGTGCGCGGTGTGACTGTGTGCATGAGCGTCATGTGCGTTCCTCCGGTCGACTAAATCCTCGCTCGTGTGTTCGACACTATCGCTCGTGTGTTCGAACTCCGAACATTTGAGCGAAGCGTGTCGCACGAGCAAAACGCTAGGGCACGCCACCGACAAGTTCCGCTGGCCGCTACCACTGACATGAGCCCCAAATACCCGATCCGATCGAGAGTTACACCATTGTTATTCGCGAGGTGATGCGATTTATTCCCGCGTCGCTTCCGGGCCGGCAGACCCCGACACGCCAGTCGAACACATGTTTGATTATCGACCGGCGGGCGGCTACATTCGTCCCATGAGCGACAGCAACGACCCCGCCGCAGCCGGCCCCGCAGATCGGTTGCAATCCGTGGATTCATCGCTTACCCAGCGGCAGCGCACCATCCTCAACGTCATCCGGGAATCGGTGACCAGCCGCGGATACCCGCCGAGTATCAGGGAGATCGGCGACGCCGTCGGCCTGACGTCGACTTCCTCGGTGGCTCATCAGCTGCGCACCCTGGAACGCAAAGGTTATCTGCGCCGCGACCCCAACCGCCCGCGCGCGGTGGATGTGCGCGGCGCCGACGACGGCGCGCCTGCCGCGCCGGTCACCGAGGTCGCCGGCTCCGACACGTTGCCGGAACCCACGTTCGTGCCCGTGCTCGGGCGCATCGCGGCCGGTGGACCGATCCTGGCCGAAGAGGCCGTCGAGGACGTCTTCCCACTCCCCCGCGAGCTGGTCGGCGAGGGCACGCTGTTTCTGCTCAAAGTGGTCGGCGACTCGATGGTCGAGGCCGCGATCTGCGACGGCGACTGGGTGGTGGTGCGACAGCAGAATGTCGCCGACAACGGCGACATCGTCGCCGCGATGCTCGACGGCGAAGCGACCGTCAAGACGTTCAAGCGGGCCAACGGCCAGGTGTGGTTGATGCCGCACAACCCCGCGTTCGACCCCATTCCCGGCAACGAGGCGACCGTGCTCGGCAAGGTCGTCACCGTGATCCGCAAGGTGTAGCGACGAAGCTGCGCTGCCGACCCGACCCTAATCGGCGCGCTAGTCGGCTTTCGTGAAGCCGTTGACCAGCGCGGCCTCCTCGCTAGACAGCCAGATTTCGGCGAGGGTGTCGTGGTAGAGATCGCTGTCCGGCGTGTAGTACAACCCGAAGCGGGCGCTGGCCTTGATGGGGTAACCGTCGGGCATTTCGTACGGATCGTCGAGCGGCATGTGGATGGTGGGCCGCCCAGCCGGCCCCAGGGCCGGCGCGAAGTCGGCATCGTCGTCGGCGGCCGCGTGTCGCCCGCTTCTCGACGCCGCCGCGCCGCGCGCGCCCTCGACATCCGGAGGCGTGTGCCGCACCGCGACGTCCGGATATTCGGGTT
This Mycobacterium simiae DNA region includes the following protein-coding sequences:
- the sigB gene encoding sigma-70 family RNA polymerase sigma factor SigB produces the protein MANAFTGRIDSDLDAQSPAADLVRVYLNGIGKTALLSAADEVELAKRIEAGLYAEHLLATRKRLGDNRKRDLAAVVRDGQAARRHLLEANLRLVVSLAKRYTGRGMPLLDLIQEGNLGLIRAMEKFDYTKGFKFSTYATWWIRQAITRGMADQSRTIRLPVHLVEQVNKLARIKREMHQNLGREATDEELAAESGIPVDKINDLLEHSRDPVSLDMPVGSEEEAPLGDFIEDAEAMSAENAVIAELLHTDIRSVLATLDEREHQVIRLRFGLDDGQPRTLDQIGKLFGLSRERVRQIERDVMAKLRNGERADRLRSYAS
- a CDS encoding metal-dependent transcriptional regulator, whose amino-acid sequence is MNDLVDTTEMYLRTIYDLEEEGVTPLRARIAERLDQSGPTVSQTVSRMERDGLLHVAGDRHLELTDKGRALAISVMRKHRLAERLLVDVIGLPWEEVHAEACRWEHVMSEDVERRLMKVLNNPTTSPFGNPIPGLLDLGVGPDSGAEDVNLVRLTELPAGSPVAVVVRQLTEHVQGDIDLISRLKDAGVVPNARVTVETGPAGVTILIPGHENVTLPHEMAHAVKVEKV
- a CDS encoding DUF4192 domain-containing protein, which encodes MTPHSPDFVLNRPGALIAALPAVLGFVPENSLVLVSVDAGELGAVLRADLSEELLAGVDHLAEVAAAAQPQAVIVVIVSEEGARCPCCNDEYRHLCAALVEALAQHHIELYAAHVVDRVARGGRWHCADGCGSVGTVDDPSASPLAAAAVLEGRRLYPRRADLQAVVAVEDSGRSAALAGALARQAATRQQAQDADPTGCARRDVRSALAAAARVGRGDVLSDAEVVAVGCALTDAAVRDTLYALAIGETAGEAEALWATLARTLPPPWRVEALVLLAFSAYVRGDGPLAGVSLEAALHCDSDHRMACMLDTALQSGMRPEQIRELAVTGRRLARRLGVRLPPQRAFRRRAG
- the sthA gene encoding Si-specific NAD(P)(+) transhydrogenase — its product is MGSAQEYDMVVIGSGPGGQKAAIASAKLGKSVAVVERGQMLGGVCVQTGTIPSKTLREAVLYLTGMSQRELYGASYRVKQKITPADLLARTQHVIGKEVDVVRNQLMRNRIDLLIGHGRFVDPHTIEVEDPTRREKLTISGKYIVIATGTRPARPSGVEFDENRVLDSDGILDLKSLPASMVVVGAGVIGIEYASMFAALGTKVTVVEKHDDMLDFCDPEVVEALKFHLRDLAVTFRFGEEVTAVDVGSAGTVTTLASGKQIPAETVMYSAGRQGQTDHLDLHKAELEADNRGRIYVDDFFQTKVPHIYAVGDVIGFPALAATSMEQGRLAAYHAFGEPTDGITELQPIGIYSIPEVSYVGATEVELTKDSIPYEVGVARYRELARGQIAGDSYGMLKLLVSTDDLKLLGVHIFGTSATEMVHIGQAVMGCGGTVDYLVDAVFNYPTFSEAYKVAALDVMNKVRALNQFRR
- a CDS encoding trypsin-like serine peptidase, coding for MRVSMLLLCPIVGLATLLASCGRPVLHGSGQTTPPPKTSKPVQHLGQPDPPAVATPVDPDRRVGAIFLDGSTQHVCTGSVLHSTTGNLVLTAAHCLAGAAQITFVPGLSGDGAPPDLFTADNVYLDPRWVASKDPHADYAIARVNGKHGSVEASAGLALTLGTAPPPSSRVTVVGYPSGVGGSPIGCQGRTTMADGGFPALACQGLVGGTSGAPWVSGTTVVGLIGGLERGGCAEDVSYSAPFDGHIAELLTRAEAGGPGDPVPVDIDDTC
- a CDS encoding proteasome assembly chaperone family protein, producing MADEHKDDLYYEPGQSGIYELEFPAPQLVTSDGRGPVLVHALEGFSDAGHAIRLATNHLKAALDTELVASFAIDELLDYRSRRPLMTFKTDHFTNYDDPELSLYALRDSVGTPFLLLAGLEPDLKWERFITAVRLLAERLGVRQTIGLGTVPMAVPHTRPITLTAHSNNRDLIADFQPWISEIQVPGSASNLLEYRMAQHGHEVVGFTVHVPHYLTQTDYPAAAQALLEQVAKTAALDLPLSALTEAAAEIRAKIDEQVQASAEVAQVVAALERQYDAFIDAQENRSLLTHDEDLPSGDELGAEFERFLAQQAEKKRDDGDPA
- a CDS encoding alpha/beta fold hydrolase, with protein sequence MTERKRKSNLRPVREVTAPRLEFRTIHGYKRAFRIAGSGPAILLIHGIGDNSTTWNTVQAKLAQRFTVIAPDLLGHGRSDKPRADYSVAGYANGMRDLLSVLDIERVTIIGHSLGGGVAMQFAYQFPHLVERLILVAAGGVTKDVNVAFRLASLPMGSEALALLRLPLVLPAVQLAGRLAGLAIGSTGLGMDLPNVLRILDDLPEPTASSAFSRTLRAVVDWRGQIVTFLDRCYLAEAIPAQIIWGTKDVVVPVRHAWMAHAAMPGSRLEIFEGSGHFPFHDDPARFIEVVQRFIDTTAPAAYDQEALRALLRAGSAQRAVTGSDDTRVAVLNAIGSDERSAT
- a CDS encoding PhzF family phenazine biosynthesis protein — protein: MGIDVTVLRVFTDQDGRFGNPLGVVDASQVAPADRQRLASELGYSETIFVNLPIGGSPTARAAIYTPRTEIPFAGHPCVGAAWLLRANGTPVNTLAVPAGIVQVHDDGEVVAVSGRSEWAPEFALHEFDSVDDLLAQDPGEYADNTAHYLWTWLDRSAGALRSRMFAAHLGVPEDEATGSAAIRITDHLSRDLSIIQGKGSLLQTTWSPEGWVRVGGRVVTDGVTHL
- a CDS encoding peroxynitrite isomerase, which translates into the protein MPDLHPDLEALAPLLGTWAGRGAGEYPTIQPFEYLEEVVFSHVGKPFLAYAQKTKAVADGMPLHAETGYLRVPEPGRLELVLAHPSGVTEIEVGSYQVRDGVIDIELATTSVGLTPSAKEVSALERSLRIDGDELSYSMRMGAVGQPLQHHLAAVLRRKP
- the nrdR gene encoding transcriptional regulator NrdR; protein product: MHCPFCRHPDSRVIDSRETDEGQAIRRRRSCPECGRRFTTVETAVLAVVKRSGVTEPFSREKVIRGVRRACQGRQVDEDALNLLAQQVEDTVRAAGSPEVPSHEVGLAILGPLRDLDEVAYLRFASVYRSFSSAEDFEREIASLRQHRKVSTPG
- a CDS encoding LysM peptidoglycan-binding domain-containing protein, with the translated sequence MTLMHTVTPRTGGVRRPVDGLVARPRYSHERPAGAPMRYRGTGVTMSMAPHRRRPVTVKTTLGLALMAGIITLWLGLMANLGQIANGEPANAAAPVPDRLSVVQVEPGESLQDLAHRVAPAASVRQVADRIRQLNNLSSPALAAGQTLIAPVG
- the lexA gene encoding transcriptional repressor LexA, producing MSDSNDPAAAGPADRLQSVDSSLTQRQRTILNVIRESVTSRGYPPSIREIGDAVGLTSTSSVAHQLRTLERKGYLRRDPNRPRAVDVRGADDGAPAAPVTEVAGSDTLPEPTFVPVLGRIAAGGPILAEEAVEDVFPLPRELVGEGTLFLLKVVGDSMVEAAICDGDWVVVRQQNVADNGDIVAAMLDGEATVKTFKRANGQVWLMPHNPAFDPIPGNEATVLGKVVTVIRKV